Proteins from a genomic interval of Clostridium sp. 'deep sea':
- a CDS encoding ABC transporter permease, protein MRVYLRKRLISLIFVIIGATILSFILANISPIDPAEAFARRNSKIASNEQIATIREEMGLNKPIIAQYFTWVSKITKADFGTSLVTNKSVITEVKKLTPLTVKLVSFTMFLCVSLSIPLAIICVIYKNSLVDKCIRIVSLLGISIPSFWLGFILLYLFAVVFKVVPILNITKTTSVYLPAITLATPTIASSIRLLRATMLENMNTDYVTYLRARGISQNKIIYKHVLKNSLAPVITVFGQTIGYMVAGTAIVEQVFSWNGLGNYLLKAILARDLPVINAFVFLMAVVFVVFNLVADLINIMLNPQMVSHGDNKC, encoded by the coding sequence ATGAGAGTGTATTTGCGAAAAAGATTAATATCACTAATTTTTGTAATAATAGGAGCTACTATTCTATCATTTATATTAGCAAATATATCTCCTATTGATCCCGCTGAAGCCTTTGCTCGTCGAAATAGTAAAATTGCTAGCAATGAGCAAATTGCTACAATACGGGAAGAAATGGGTCTAAATAAGCCTATAATTGCTCAGTATTTTACTTGGGTTTCAAAAATAACTAAGGCAGACTTTGGTACCTCGTTAGTTACTAATAAGTCTGTAATTACCGAAGTTAAAAAGCTAACACCACTTACGGTAAAACTGGTGTCTTTTACAATGTTTTTGTGTGTATCTTTATCAATACCTTTAGCAATAATATGTGTTATTTATAAAAATAGCTTAGTAGATAAATGTATTAGAATTGTATCTTTGTTAGGAATATCAATACCTAGCTTTTGGCTGGGATTTATCTTGTTATATCTGTTTGCAGTTGTGTTTAAAGTGGTTCCCATCTTAAATATAACTAAAACCACTAGTGTATACTTACCTGCTATCACTTTAGCTACACCTACAATTGCTTCAAGTATTAGGTTGTTAAGAGCCACAATGTTAGAAAATATGAATACTGATTATGTCACTTATTTAAGAGCCCGAGGCATATCACAAAATAAAATAATATATAAACATGTCTTAAAAAACTCTTTAGCCCCTGTAATCACTGTATTTGGACAAACTATTGGCTATATGGTTGCAGGTACTGCCATAGTAGAGCAGGTATTTTCCTGGAATGGTTTAGGCAATTATTTGCTTAAGGCAATTTTAGCTCGTGATTTACCAGTAATCAATGCCTTTGTATTTTTAATGGCAGTGGTTTTTGTAGTTTTCAACTTAGTAGCAGACTTAATTAACATAATGCTTAATCCTCAAATGGTAAGCCATGGTGATAACAAATGCTAA